One window from the genome of Micromonospora aurantiaca ATCC 27029 encodes:
- a CDS encoding cellulose binding domain-containing protein has protein sequence MHLTTPRRRIALLAAASAVTLSAGALTTMTAAAAAAACRVDYRITNQWSGGFGADVTVTNLGDPVNGWTLGWSFAAGQQVVQAWNATVSQSGAQVSARDAGYNAAIGTGGTANFGFNGSWNNASNPVPAAFTLNGTACTGAPSTSAPPSTPPPSTPAPTTPPPSTPPPTTPPPTTPPAGAKQMEDLDRGLISVRSGSGNLVSWRLLGTETTGVSFNLYRGGTKVNGSPITGATTYLDSGAAAGSAYTVRAVVNGAEQAASAPALQFANGYLDVPIQPPPGGTTPSGEGYSYAANDASVGDLDGDGRYEFVLKWDPSNAKDNSQSGYTGNVYIDAYTLTGTRLWRIDLGRNIRAGAHYTQFQVYDYDGDGDAEVAVKTADGTRSGTGQVIGNGSADHRNSSGYVLAGPEYLTMFDGRTGAALSTVDYDPPRGTVSSWGDSYGNRVDRFLAGTAYLDGQRPSLIMARGYYTRAVVAAWDFRDGTLRKRWTFDSNASGNGAAAGQGNHQLSVADVDNDGRQEIVYGAATIDDNGRLLYSTGNGHGDALHVGDLDPSRAGLEVFKVDEDGSKPSSWMADARTGQIIWQTAPSGDNGRGVSGDVWAGSPGAESWSSAVDGLLNTRGQNVGRKPSSANFLIWWDGDPVRELLDATKIDKYGTGGDTRLLTGSGVASNNGTKSTPALSADLLGDWREEVVWRTSDSTALRIYSTPVTTGLRLPTLMHDPQYRVAVAWQNTAYNQPPHPGYFLGDGMSTPPAPNIYLR, from the coding sequence GTGCACCTCACCACCCCACGCCGCCGGATCGCGCTGCTCGCCGCGGCTTCGGCGGTCACCCTGTCGGCCGGCGCGCTCACCACGATGACCGCCGCGGCGGCTGCCGCCGCCTGCCGGGTCGACTACCGGATCACCAACCAGTGGAGCGGCGGCTTCGGCGCCGACGTGACAGTGACGAACCTCGGCGATCCGGTCAACGGCTGGACCCTCGGCTGGAGTTTCGCCGCCGGCCAGCAGGTCGTCCAGGCGTGGAACGCGACTGTCAGCCAGTCCGGCGCCCAGGTCAGCGCCCGCGACGCCGGCTACAACGCGGCCATCGGCACCGGCGGCACCGCGAACTTCGGCTTCAACGGCTCGTGGAACAACGCGTCGAACCCGGTTCCGGCCGCGTTCACGCTCAACGGCACCGCCTGCACCGGCGCGCCGTCCACCAGCGCGCCACCGTCGACGCCACCACCGAGCACGCCCGCGCCCACCACGCCACCGCCGTCCACACCCCCGCCCACCACGCCGCCGCCGACCACCCCGCCGGCCGGCGCGAAGCAGATGGAGGACCTCGACCGGGGCCTGATCAGCGTCCGCTCCGGCAGCGGGAACCTGGTCTCCTGGCGGCTGCTCGGCACCGAGACGACGGGGGTCTCGTTCAACCTCTACCGGGGCGGTACCAAGGTCAACGGCAGTCCGATCACCGGCGCCACCACGTACCTGGACAGCGGCGCGGCGGCCGGATCGGCGTACACCGTGCGGGCCGTGGTGAACGGCGCCGAGCAGGCGGCGTCCGCCCCGGCGCTCCAGTTCGCCAACGGTTACCTGGACGTGCCGATCCAGCCGCCGCCCGGCGGCACCACCCCGTCCGGGGAGGGGTACAGCTACGCGGCGAACGACGCGAGCGTCGGTGACCTCGACGGCGACGGCCGCTACGAGTTCGTGCTCAAGTGGGATCCGTCGAACGCCAAGGACAACTCGCAGTCCGGCTACACCGGCAACGTCTACATCGACGCGTACACGCTCACCGGCACCCGGCTGTGGCGCATCGACCTCGGCCGCAACATCCGCGCCGGCGCCCACTACACCCAGTTCCAGGTGTACGACTACGACGGCGACGGGGACGCCGAGGTGGCCGTGAAGACCGCCGACGGCACCCGCTCCGGCACCGGCCAGGTGATCGGCAACGGCTCGGCCGACCACCGCAACTCCAGCGGCTACGTGCTCGCCGGACCGGAGTACCTGACCATGTTCGACGGCCGCACCGGCGCGGCGCTGTCCACTGTCGACTACGACCCGCCGCGCGGCACCGTCTCGTCCTGGGGCGACTCGTACGGCAACCGGGTCGACCGGTTCCTCGCCGGCACCGCGTACCTGGACGGGCAGCGCCCCTCGCTGATCATGGCGCGCGGCTACTACACCAGGGCCGTCGTCGCGGCCTGGGACTTCCGCGACGGCACGCTGCGCAAGCGCTGGACGTTCGACTCGAACGCCTCCGGCAACGGCGCCGCCGCCGGCCAGGGCAACCACCAGCTCTCCGTGGCCGACGTGGACAACGACGGCCGCCAGGAGATCGTGTACGGCGCCGCCACCATCGACGACAACGGCCGGCTGCTGTACTCCACCGGCAACGGCCACGGCGACGCCCTGCACGTCGGCGACCTCGACCCCTCCCGCGCGGGCCTGGAGGTGTTCAAGGTCGACGAGGACGGCAGCAAGCCCAGCTCCTGGATGGCCGACGCGCGTACCGGGCAGATCATCTGGCAGACCGCGCCGAGCGGCGACAACGGCCGCGGCGTCTCCGGCGACGTCTGGGCGGGCAGCCCGGGTGCCGAGTCCTGGTCGTCGGCTGTCGACGGGCTTCTGAACACCCGGGGCCAGAACGTCGGGCGCAAACCGTCGTCGGCGAACTTCCTGATCTGGTGGGACGGCGACCCGGTCCGGGAGCTGCTCGACGCCACGAAGATCGACAAGTACGGCACCGGCGGCGACACCCGGCTGCTCACCGGCAGCGGCGTCGCCTCGAACAACGGCACCAAGTCCACCCCGGCGCTCTCCGCGGACCTGCTCGGCGACTGGCGCGAGGAGGTCGTCTGGCGCACCTCCGACAGCACCGCGCTACGGATCTACAGCACGCCTGTGACCACCGGGCTGCGCCTGCCGACGCTGATGCACGACCCGCAGTACCGGGTGGCGGTGGCCTGGCAGAACACCGCCTACAACCAGCCGCCGCACCCCGGCTACTTCCTGGGCGACGGCATGAGCACCCCGCCCGCGCCGAACATCTACCTGCGCTGA
- a CDS encoding DUF6244 family protein, whose protein sequence is MSAAEIIARLAAAAQKLDEAKARTAAAAQDAAEARALVAGALEGATAGPLIGVIDSYRQALAQAAQGGEPARQHVQETIAKVQALGN, encoded by the coding sequence GTGAGCGCGGCGGAGATCATCGCCAGGCTGGCGGCGGCGGCACAGAAGCTGGACGAGGCCAAGGCGCGCACCGCCGCTGCCGCGCAGGACGCGGCCGAGGCGCGGGCGCTGGTGGCGGGCGCGCTGGAGGGGGCCACGGCGGGCCCGCTGATCGGGGTCATCGACTCCTACCGGCAGGCGCTGGCGCAGGCCGCGCAGGGCGGGGAGCCGGCCCGGCAGCACGTGCAGGAGACCATCGCGAAGGTCCAGGCGCTGGGCAACTGA
- a CDS encoding sulfite exporter TauE/SafE family protein: protein MRKLLVLALVGLAAQLVDGALGMAYGLTSSTLLLFAGVAPAAASASVHLAEIGTTLAAGVSHWRFGNVDWRVVGRIALPGAIGAFAGATFLSSISTEAAAPWMAAILFTLGAYLLVRFSRPLRANRAAGRLRSRFLAPLGLVAGFVDATGGGGWGPVATPALLVSGRMEPRKVIGSVDTSEFVVAGAASIGFLIGLGSEGFLLPTVAALLVGGLIAAPIAAWLVRIVPAQLLGAVIGGVIVLTNARTLLSAGGVGGSVPVVVYVLLGVAWLVAVGLAVRALRRTRRARATVEAALAEGPAPAGEPAASAEPAEFAKPGESAAPAEPAASGESAEAAESRKLAAAVEG, encoded by the coding sequence GTGCGCAAGCTGCTGGTCCTCGCCCTCGTCGGGCTCGCCGCGCAACTCGTCGACGGCGCGCTCGGCATGGCGTACGGGCTGACCTCCTCGACGCTTCTCCTGTTCGCCGGTGTGGCACCGGCCGCCGCGTCCGCCTCGGTGCACCTGGCCGAGATCGGCACCACGCTCGCCGCGGGCGTCTCGCACTGGCGATTCGGTAACGTCGACTGGCGGGTGGTCGGCCGCATCGCGCTGCCCGGCGCGATCGGCGCGTTCGCCGGGGCGACGTTCCTCAGCTCCATCTCCACCGAGGCCGCGGCGCCGTGGATGGCCGCCATCCTGTTCACGCTCGGCGCGTACCTGCTGGTGCGGTTCTCCCGGCCGCTGCGCGCCAACCGCGCGGCCGGCCGGCTGCGCAGCCGCTTCCTCGCCCCGCTCGGCCTGGTCGCCGGCTTCGTCGACGCCACCGGCGGCGGTGGCTGGGGGCCGGTCGCCACCCCGGCGCTGCTCGTCTCCGGCCGGATGGAACCCCGCAAGGTCATCGGCTCGGTGGACACCTCCGAGTTCGTGGTGGCCGGCGCGGCCAGCATCGGCTTCCTCATCGGCCTGGGCTCCGAGGGTTTCCTGCTGCCCACTGTGGCCGCTCTCCTGGTCGGCGGCCTGATCGCCGCGCCGATCGCGGCCTGGCTGGTCCGCATCGTCCCCGCCCAGCTGCTCGGCGCCGTGATCGGCGGCGTGATCGTGCTGACGAACGCCCGCACGCTGCTGAGCGCCGGCGGCGTGGGCGGCTCGGTGCCGGTGGTGGTGTACGTGCTGCTCGGCGTCGCGTGGCTGGTCGCCGTCGGGCTGGCGGTGCGCGCCCTGCGCCGTACCCGCCGGGCACGCGCCACAGTCGAGGCGGCCCTCGCCGAGGGCCCTGCTCCGGCGGGAGAGCCTGCCGCGTCGGCGGAGCCGGCGGAGTTCGCCAAGCCGGGTGAGTCCGCCGCGCCGGCGGAGCCCGCGGCGTCGGGGGAGTCCGCCGAGGCCGCGGAGTCGCGGAAGCTCGCCGCCGCCGTCGAAGGCTGA
- a CDS encoding YciI family protein, with the protein MAATPRLDFALDTYECIVLYPGPSGRALPDETVQRLQAEHLQHMRALQRRGIVLVDGSVDGPAREPDPPIGFGLARTGSVDDVRSVMEADPAVQAGLYRVEVLTFLCPAGSLEFPLVKTES; encoded by the coding sequence ATGGCCGCGACGCCACGGCTCGACTTCGCGCTGGACACGTACGAGTGCATCGTGCTCTACCCGGGGCCCTCGGGACGGGCCCTGCCGGACGAGACAGTGCAGCGGTTGCAGGCCGAGCACCTCCAGCACATGCGGGCGCTGCAACGGCGCGGCATCGTGCTCGTGGACGGGTCGGTCGACGGCCCGGCCCGGGAACCCGACCCGCCGATCGGTTTCGGCCTGGCCCGGACCGGCTCGGTGGACGACGTCCGCAGCGTCATGGAGGCCGACCCGGCGGTGCAGGCCGGGCTCTACCGGGTCGAGGTGCTCACCTTCCTCTGCCCGGCCGGCTCACTGGAGTTCCCGCTGGTCAAGACGGAGAGCTGA
- a CDS encoding aldo/keto reductase yields the protein MATSTQPAKASGSYRIGGDLPVDRLGYGAMQLTGPGVWGDPKDPAEAVRVLRRAYELGVTFIDTADSYGPFVSELLIREALHPYADDLVIATKAGLTRSGPDDWRPVGRPEYLRQQCELSLRHLGLDCIPLYQLHRIDAKVPLADQLGELALLRQEGKIRHLGLSQVSVEEIEAARAIAPIVSVQNLYNLADRSAETVLEHCERHDLAFIPWFPIATGNLARPGGPLDAISTSHGATPAQLALAWLLRRSPVMLPIPGTSSVAHLEENVAAAEVELTDDEFEALAKAT from the coding sequence ATGGCCACCAGCACCCAGCCCGCCAAGGCGTCGGGCAGCTACCGGATCGGTGGCGACCTGCCGGTCGACCGCCTCGGCTACGGGGCGATGCAGCTCACCGGCCCCGGCGTGTGGGGCGACCCGAAGGACCCGGCCGAGGCGGTGCGGGTGCTGCGCCGCGCGTACGAGTTGGGCGTCACGTTCATCGACACCGCCGACTCGTACGGGCCGTTCGTCAGCGAGCTGCTGATCCGCGAGGCGCTGCACCCGTACGCCGACGACCTGGTCATCGCGACGAAGGCCGGGCTGACCCGCTCCGGCCCGGACGACTGGCGGCCGGTGGGCCGCCCGGAGTACCTGCGCCAGCAGTGCGAGCTGAGCCTGCGCCACCTGGGCCTGGACTGCATCCCGCTCTACCAGCTGCACCGCATCGACGCGAAGGTGCCACTGGCCGACCAGCTCGGCGAGCTGGCGCTGCTGCGCCAGGAGGGCAAGATCCGGCACCTCGGGCTGTCCCAGGTCAGCGTCGAGGAGATCGAGGCGGCCCGGGCGATCGCGCCGATCGTGTCCGTGCAGAACCTCTACAACCTGGCCGACCGCAGCGCGGAGACCGTGCTGGAGCACTGCGAGCGCCACGACCTGGCGTTCATCCCGTGGTTCCCGATCGCCACCGGCAACCTGGCCCGGCCCGGCGGCCCGCTCGACGCGATCTCGACCTCGCACGGCGCCACCCCGGCGCAGCTCGCGCTGGCCTGGCTGCTGCGCCGGTCGCCGGTGATGCTGCCGATCCCCGGTACCTCGTCGGTGGCGCACCTGGAGGAGAACGTGGCGGCGGCCGAGGTGGAGCTGACCGACGACGAGTTCGAGGCGCTGGCCAAGGCAACCTGA
- the pyk gene encoding pyruvate kinase, translating to MGVTRRAKIVCTLGPATASPERIRGLVEAGMNVARLNFSHGSHADHESVYRLVREAAEASGRPVAVLADLQGPKIRLGRFADGPHEWRTGDSVVITGDEVVGTKERVSCTYRKLPQEVKPGDRLLIDDGRVAVEVSDVTGNDIRCLVTEGGPVSNNKGVSLPNVAVSVPALSDKDAEDLRFALGLGVDLVALSFVRSPEDIKLVHSIMDEEGVRRPVLAKVEKPEAVDHLEAIVLSFDGVMVARGDLGVELPLDQVPLVQKRAVQLCRENAKPVIVATQMLDSMIENSRPTRAEASDVANAVLDGADAVMLSGETSVGKYPVLTVSTMAKIITTTEAGSIAVPRLQHDPRTHGGALTVAASSIARAIGAKAMVAFSQTGDTVKRLARLHCDLPLLAFTPVPEVRNQLALSWGVETFLMPFVEHTDDMFRQVDQALLGLNRANPGDYVVIVAGSPPGTPGSTNTLRVHQLGSLVDAASARALQ from the coding sequence ATGGGCGTGACACGCCGCGCGAAGATCGTCTGCACTCTCGGCCCCGCAACCGCCTCCCCGGAGCGTATCCGCGGGCTCGTAGAAGCCGGCATGAACGTGGCGAGGCTCAACTTCAGCCACGGCAGTCACGCCGACCACGAATCGGTCTACCGGTTGGTCCGGGAGGCCGCCGAGGCGTCCGGGCGCCCGGTCGCGGTGCTCGCCGACCTCCAGGGGCCCAAGATCCGGCTGGGCCGGTTCGCCGACGGCCCGCACGAGTGGCGCACCGGCGACTCCGTCGTGATCACCGGCGACGAGGTGGTGGGCACCAAGGAGCGGGTCTCCTGCACCTACCGCAAGCTGCCGCAGGAGGTGAAGCCGGGCGACCGGCTGCTGATCGACGACGGCCGGGTCGCGGTCGAGGTCAGCGACGTCACCGGCAACGACATCCGGTGCCTGGTCACCGAGGGCGGCCCGGTCTCCAACAACAAGGGTGTCTCGCTGCCGAACGTCGCGGTGAGCGTCCCGGCCCTGTCCGACAAGGACGCCGAGGACCTGCGCTTCGCCCTCGGCCTCGGCGTCGACCTGGTCGCGCTCTCCTTCGTCCGCTCGCCGGAGGACATCAAGCTCGTCCACTCGATCATGGACGAGGAGGGCGTGCGCCGCCCGGTCCTGGCCAAGGTCGAGAAGCCGGAGGCGGTCGATCACCTGGAGGCGATCGTGCTCTCCTTCGACGGGGTCATGGTCGCCCGCGGCGACCTCGGCGTCGAACTGCCGCTGGACCAGGTGCCGCTGGTGCAGAAGCGTGCCGTGCAGCTGTGCCGGGAGAACGCCAAGCCGGTCATCGTGGCCACCCAGATGCTCGACTCGATGATCGAGAACTCCCGCCCGACCCGCGCCGAGGCCTCCGACGTGGCCAACGCGGTGCTCGACGGCGCGGACGCGGTGATGCTCTCCGGCGAGACGAGTGTCGGCAAGTACCCGGTGCTCACCGTCAGCACCATGGCGAAGATCATCACCACCACCGAGGCCGGCTCGATCGCCGTCCCCCGGTTGCAGCACGACCCGCGTACGCACGGCGGCGCGCTCACGGTCGCCGCCTCGTCGATCGCCCGGGCCATCGGCGCCAAGGCCATGGTCGCGTTCTCGCAGACCGGTGACACCGTCAAGCGGCTGGCCCGGCTGCACTGCGACCTGCCGCTGCTGGCGTTCACGCCGGTGCCGGAGGTGCGCAACCAGCTCGCGCTCTCCTGGGGCGTGGAGACGTTCCTGATGCCGTTCGTCGAGCACACCGACGACATGTTCCGCCAGGTCGACCAGGCGCTGCTCGGCCTCAACCGGGCCAACCCGGGCGACTACGTGGTGATCGTGGCGGGCAGCCCGCCCGGCACCCCCGGCTCCACCAACACGCTGCGCGTGCACCAGCTCGGTTCGCTGGTCGACGCCGCTTCGGCGCGAGCCCTCCAGTGA
- a CDS encoding lipase family alpha/beta hydrolase yields MLLRTILAATTAATVLLVPAAAQAATAEPAAPSNTAAAATAAQRAAAAAADPVIVVGGLSGISIAYEPIAARLRADGYRVSIFQLPNLGLGDIRESARALSSYVDRVRATTGAARVDLVGHSEGGLVSRWYVKYLGGAATVDQYVSLGSPQYGTYVANLVAVLGLGSCAGVIACQQMTIGSSFLADLNAGDDTPGPVRWATVRTWQDELVRPVDNAVLADGATNILVQAWCPLRVVGHLGLVLDGTTYTAVRQVLAGAPVQPNCFAV; encoded by the coding sequence ATGCTGCTCCGAACGATCCTGGCCGCCACCACCGCCGCCACCGTCCTGCTCGTCCCGGCCGCCGCCCAGGCCGCCACCGCCGAACCCGCCGCCCCGTCGAACACGGCCGCCGCCGCCACCGCCGCGCAACGGGCCGCCGCCGCGGCCGCCGACCCGGTGATCGTGGTCGGTGGCCTGAGTGGAATCTCCATCGCGTACGAGCCGATCGCTGCCCGGCTGCGCGCCGACGGCTACCGGGTCTCGATCTTCCAGTTGCCGAACCTCGGTCTCGGCGACATCCGCGAGTCCGCCCGGGCGTTGTCGTCCTACGTGGACCGAGTGCGCGCCACCACCGGCGCGGCCCGCGTCGACCTGGTCGGCCACTCCGAGGGCGGGCTGGTCAGCCGCTGGTACGTCAAGTACCTCGGCGGCGCGGCCACCGTCGACCAGTACGTCAGCCTGGGCAGCCCGCAGTACGGGACCTACGTCGCGAACCTGGTCGCCGTCCTCGGGCTGGGCAGCTGCGCCGGGGTGATCGCCTGCCAGCAGATGACCATCGGGTCGAGCTTCCTCGCCGACCTCAACGCCGGGGACGACACGCCCGGCCCGGTCCGCTGGGCCACCGTGCGCACCTGGCAGGACGAGCTGGTCCGGCCGGTCGACAACGCCGTGCTCGCCGACGGCGCGACGAACATCCTGGTGCAGGCCTGGTGCCCGCTGCGGGTCGTCGGCCACCTCGGGCTGGTGCTGGACGGCACCACGTACACGGCGGTGCGCCAGGTGCTCGCCGGCGCCCCGGTCCAGCCGAACTGCTTCGCGGTCTGA
- a CDS encoding RrF2 family transcriptional regulator: MRLSARVDYALRAAAELASVAVGGTTGRSRPVTAEQIARAQDIPPKFLESILLQLRRGGIVHAQRGPEGGYWLARPAGEISLAEVIRVIDGPLAHVRGQRPEQLGYQGAARALQDVWIALRASEREILELVTIADVAAGALPGRVNELAADPRAWS; encoded by the coding sequence ATGCGTCTCTCCGCCCGGGTCGACTATGCCCTCCGCGCGGCCGCTGAGCTGGCCTCGGTCGCGGTCGGGGGGACCACTGGGCGGAGCCGGCCGGTGACCGCCGAGCAGATCGCCCGCGCGCAGGACATCCCGCCGAAGTTCCTGGAGAGCATCCTGCTGCAACTGCGCCGGGGCGGCATCGTGCACGCCCAGCGTGGCCCCGAGGGCGGCTACTGGCTGGCCCGGCCGGCCGGGGAGATCTCCCTGGCCGAGGTGATCCGCGTCATCGACGGTCCGCTCGCGCACGTACGCGGGCAGCGCCCGGAACAGCTCGGCTACCAGGGTGCGGCCCGCGCGTTGCAGGACGTCTGGATCGCGTTGCGGGCCAGCGAGCGGGAGATCCTCGAGCTGGTCACCATCGCCGACGTGGCCGCCGGCGCGCTGCCCGGCCGGGTCAACGAGCTGGCCGCCGACCCGCGCGCCTGGAGCTGA
- a CDS encoding acyl-CoA thioesterase, with the protein MATGQAAVDQLLEVLDLARTGEMTFRGMSPQVGPQRVYGGQVAGQALVAAGRTVDAERAVHSLHGYFVRPGDPAEPIEYQVENVRDGRSFSVRRSVALQHDKPIFFMSASFQRQEEGLDHHAPLPPDVPGPDDVPTMTDRLSRYPERLGIWGMIPRPIDVRYVGEPGWVRPGDRPAEPHQRVWMRLDGKLPDDPLLHACALTYASDLTLLDSVLSVHGEVWGPGGVVGASLDHALWFHRSFRADEWFLYDCWSPSASGARGLATGRMFTTDGRHIASAVQEGLLRRVGG; encoded by the coding sequence GTGGCGACCGGGCAGGCGGCGGTCGACCAGCTGCTGGAGGTGCTCGACCTCGCCCGTACCGGGGAGATGACCTTCCGGGGGATGAGCCCGCAGGTGGGTCCGCAGCGGGTCTACGGCGGGCAGGTCGCCGGCCAGGCCCTGGTCGCAGCCGGCCGCACCGTCGACGCGGAGCGGGCCGTGCACTCCCTGCACGGCTACTTCGTGCGCCCCGGCGACCCGGCCGAGCCGATCGAGTACCAGGTGGAGAACGTCCGTGACGGCCGCTCCTTCTCGGTGCGTCGCTCGGTGGCGTTGCAGCACGACAAGCCGATCTTCTTCATGTCGGCGTCGTTCCAGCGCCAGGAGGAAGGGCTGGACCACCACGCCCCGCTCCCGCCGGACGTACCCGGCCCGGACGACGTGCCGACCATGACCGACCGGCTCTCCCGCTACCCGGAGCGCCTCGGCATCTGGGGGATGATCCCGCGCCCGATCGACGTGCGCTACGTCGGCGAGCCCGGCTGGGTCCGCCCCGGCGACCGCCCGGCCGAACCGCACCAGCGGGTGTGGATGCGCCTGGACGGCAAGCTGCCGGACGATCCGCTGCTGCACGCGTGCGCCCTCACGTACGCCTCCGACCTGACCCTGCTGGACTCGGTGCTGTCGGTGCACGGCGAGGTGTGGGGCCCGGGCGGTGTGGTCGGCGCGAGCCTCGACCACGCGCTGTGGTTCCACAGGTCGTTCCGCGCCGACGAGTGGTTCCTGTACGACTGCTGGAGCCCGTCCGCATCGGGCGCCCGCGGCCTGGCCACGGGCCGGATGTTCACCACCGACGGCCGGCACATCGCCAGCGCCGTCCAGGAGGGGCTGCTGCGGCGCGTCGGCGGCTGA
- a CDS encoding GMC family oxidoreductase: MEEFDYVIVGAGAAGCVLANRLTEDPGTRVLLLEAGGWDRSPYVRVPKAFSRLMDDQRTAWHYPATTGPGRQEIWQRGRMIGGSTSVNGMIWSRGAARDWDALEPLGWGWSAMRRVFPQLEDHPLGPAPHRGTGGPVRLSVATGTDPLAEEMVATGAELGWRRADDLDAHDDERIGYPTATIRAGRRVSAADAFLHPVRRRPNLTVEVGAVVLRVLVEGGRATGVRVARGGGETTYRAAGEVILAAGALATPHLLQVSGIGPADTLRAAGVPVLLDRPRVGAGLREHRSIVLQYRLAEPGGHNMTIGSPLGQARATLRWLLTRGGPLALPVLDVAAHLKSRPELDRPDAHLLMAPFSAAPPRPGKALELEREPGLMCLGTVTRPDSEGSLTITDADPRTPPAIVANYLTTEHDRRVAVDLFRRMREFFGTGPIAKRIQAETVPGTATTTDAEIVEAAVARGYCGYHAIGTCAMGTGDEHVVDQRLRVRGVDGLRVVDASVLPVMVAGWTSAPVTALAWRAADVIRGRDAD, from the coding sequence GTGGAGGAGTTCGACTACGTCATCGTGGGGGCCGGCGCGGCGGGGTGCGTGCTGGCGAACCGCCTCACCGAGGATCCGGGGACGCGGGTGCTGCTGCTGGAGGCGGGCGGCTGGGACCGCAGCCCGTACGTGCGGGTGCCGAAGGCGTTCTCCCGGCTGATGGACGACCAGCGCACCGCCTGGCACTACCCGGCCACCACCGGGCCGGGCCGCCAGGAGATCTGGCAGCGCGGACGGATGATCGGCGGCTCCACGTCGGTGAACGGCATGATCTGGAGCCGCGGCGCGGCCCGGGACTGGGACGCCCTCGAACCGCTGGGCTGGGGCTGGTCGGCGATGCGGCGGGTGTTCCCGCAGTTGGAGGACCACCCGCTCGGGCCCGCGCCGCATCGGGGCACCGGCGGTCCGGTGCGGCTGTCCGTCGCCACCGGCACCGACCCGCTCGCCGAGGAGATGGTGGCCACCGGCGCCGAACTGGGCTGGCGCCGCGCCGACGACCTGGACGCCCACGACGACGAGCGGATCGGCTACCCCACCGCCACGATCCGCGCCGGACGCCGGGTCAGCGCCGCGGACGCGTTCCTCCACCCGGTGCGGCGCCGGCCCAACCTGACCGTCGAGGTCGGCGCCGTCGTCCTGCGGGTGCTCGTCGAGGGCGGCCGCGCCACAGGTGTACGGGTGGCGCGCGGCGGCGGGGAGACCACGTACCGGGCGGCGGGTGAGGTGATCCTCGCCGCGGGCGCCCTGGCCACCCCGCACCTGTTGCAGGTCTCCGGCATCGGCCCGGCGGACACGCTGCGCGCGGCCGGAGTGCCGGTACTGCTCGACCGGCCCCGGGTCGGCGCAGGGCTGCGCGAGCACCGGTCGATCGTGCTCCAGTACCGCCTCGCCGAACCCGGCGGCCACAACATGACCATCGGCAGCCCGCTCGGGCAGGCCCGGGCGACGCTGCGCTGGCTGCTCACCCGGGGCGGACCGCTCGCCCTGCCGGTGCTGGACGTGGCGGCCCACCTCAAGTCCCGGCCGGAGCTGGATCGCCCGGACGCGCACCTGCTGATGGCGCCGTTCTCGGCCGCCCCGCCGCGCCCCGGCAAGGCGCTGGAGCTGGAGCGGGAGCCGGGCCTGATGTGCCTGGGCACCGTCACCCGGCCGGACAGCGAGGGCAGCCTGACGATCACCGACGCGGACCCGCGTACGCCGCCGGCCATCGTGGCGAACTACCTCACCACGGAGCACGACCGGCGGGTGGCGGTGGACCTGTTCCGCCGGATGCGGGAGTTCTTCGGCACCGGCCCGATCGCGAAGCGCATCCAGGCCGAGACGGTGCCCGGAACGGCGACCACTACCGACGCGGAGATCGTCGAGGCGGCTGTGGCACGCGGCTACTGCGGTTACCACGCGATCGGCACCTGCGCGATGGGCACCGGCGACGAGCACGTGGTCGACCAGCGGTTGCGGGTACGCGGCGTGGACGGGCTGCGGGTGGTCGACGCGTCGGTGCTGCCGGTGATGGTGGCCGGCTGGACCAGCGCCCCGGTGACCGCGCTGGCCTGGCGGGCCGCCGACGTGATCAGGGGACGGGACGCGGACTGA